Proteins co-encoded in one Candidatus Korarchaeum sp. genomic window:
- a CDS encoding 50S ribosomal protein L22, with product MPHVGCKVLPTWGYSYAAQGEKEAMASGRDLRVSFKEMVELLREIRGKKLSEAYNILDEVIALRRAIPFRRYNGGVPHRRGISGAGRYPVKAAKLLKKILKSAEHNAMNKDLDPDNLYVKHAAAQKGMKLRRFFPRAYGRATPKIEQLVHVEIVLEEREEGEG from the coding sequence ATGCCTCATGTAGGGTGTAAAGTATTGCCTACGTGGGGGTACTCGTACGCGGCTCAAGGCGAGAAGGAAGCGATGGCCTCTGGAAGGGACTTGAGAGTATCCTTCAAGGAGATGGTAGAGTTACTGAGGGAGATAAGGGGAAAGAAGCTATCAGAAGCTTATAATATACTAGATGAAGTAATCGCTCTGAGGAGAGCGATACCCTTCAGGCGGTACAACGGGGGCGTACCCCATAGGAGGGGCATCTCTGGTGCAGGGAGGTATCCTGTTAAGGCAGCTAAACTCTTGAAGAAGATCCTGAAGAGTGCGGAACATAATGCGATGAACAAAGATTTAGACCCCGATAACTTATACGTGAAGCATGCAGCAGCTCAGAAGGGGATGAAGCTGAGGCGCTTTTTCCCGAGAGCATATGGGAGGGCCACTCCTAAGATCGAACAATTGGTCCACGTGGAGATAGTGCTAGAGGAGAGGGAGGAGGGTGAGGGATGA
- a CDS encoding DNA-directed DNA polymerase I produces MPPRRGVLLSVFYSGDDRAAVMKFYDVDSGEVFLVKDQTDHKPYLLTNAPEEKIPEALSEFASRIHSISRVRKYDVLRDREVELTKVEAKDPLAIGGSPKNMRDVLAKLGYDVWEARIKYYDCFVFDRNLIPGCLYEIDDSGDLRRISVEAELEGELLNSDSEVREVLLSMIPLFDEPSPSMPNAALDIEVLSPLDKIPDPREPDKPIAAAAIVDSSGRKEVHVLHRGGSIPNELPNGAKLISYESEGRLIRSVLDRISEYPLLFTYNGDNFDLPYLARRAKELGVSDRPVRLEKDRAILDTGTHIDLYKLFSNRSIQVYVFDNKYAGYTLDEVAEAILGEKKMELEARDFYSIETRTLAEYCLRDAELTFKLGNIGSGEIIRLLFLFSRISKMSLEEVSRQGVSSWIRNMIFFEYRRRGWLIPEREEIMRVRGERTYSQAIIKGKKYMGAIVLEPVPGIHFDVAVMDFASLYPSIIGRWKVSFETINCPHEDCRENRPVNELPHWICKKERGIVPYLIQALRDLRVKRYKKRAKEEKDENMREWFDTVQRSLKVFLNASYGVFGYENFPLYSPPAAEMITALARKAMLLSIDEARKMNLIVIYGDTDSLFIRGATQEQIEEFERRVEEKLGIDLELDKWYRYVVFSRLKKNYLGVTRDGSVVIKGLLGKKRNIPIFVKEAFDEVIKTLSEVKSPEDFSNAKIKIEEIIRSYVKMLESGDYDLEKLAFRCMLGKSPDDYTKTTPQHVKVARILESMGKRVEAGQVIRYVKVVGREGVMPVELASKSQIDKEKYLEIMRSTFEQILEALDMNFDEIIKDRKESSLEEFF; encoded by the coding sequence ATGCCCCCGAGGAGAGGAGTCCTGCTCTCAGTATTCTACTCAGGAGATGATAGAGCTGCTGTGATGAAGTTCTATGATGTGGATAGTGGAGAGGTATTTCTGGTCAAGGATCAGACGGACCATAAGCCATATCTCCTCACAAATGCCCCTGAGGAGAAGATACCTGAAGCCCTCTCAGAGTTCGCATCTAGGATTCACTCTATATCGAGGGTCAGGAAATATGATGTCCTAAGGGATAGGGAGGTGGAGTTAACTAAAGTCGAAGCTAAGGATCCGCTCGCGATAGGGGGATCTCCTAAAAACATGAGGGATGTATTAGCTAAGCTCGGGTATGATGTGTGGGAAGCGAGAATAAAATATTACGATTGTTTCGTCTTTGATAGAAATCTAATACCGGGATGCCTCTATGAGATAGATGATTCTGGGGACTTGAGGAGGATCAGCGTAGAAGCTGAACTGGAAGGGGAGTTGCTCAACTCCGATAGCGAGGTCAGGGAAGTATTGCTCTCTATGATCCCGCTCTTCGATGAGCCCTCCCCGAGCATGCCGAATGCCGCACTCGATATAGAGGTCTTATCCCCGTTAGATAAGATACCCGATCCGAGGGAACCGGACAAGCCGATCGCAGCTGCTGCGATAGTAGATAGCTCAGGGAGGAAGGAGGTTCATGTACTTCACAGAGGAGGGAGTATTCCTAACGAATTACCAAATGGTGCTAAACTGATAAGCTATGAGAGTGAGGGAAGGCTTATAAGGAGTGTATTGGATAGGATAAGTGAGTACCCTCTCTTATTCACTTATAACGGAGATAACTTCGACTTACCGTATCTAGCTAGAAGGGCTAAGGAACTGGGAGTGAGCGATAGGCCTGTGAGACTCGAGAAGGACAGGGCTATATTAGACACAGGTACCCACATAGATCTCTATAAGCTATTCAGCAATAGATCAATACAAGTTTATGTCTTTGATAATAAGTATGCAGGATATACATTAGATGAAGTAGCTGAAGCTATATTGGGCGAGAAGAAGATGGAACTGGAAGCTAGAGATTTCTACTCAATCGAGACCAGGACTTTAGCTGAATACTGCCTCAGAGATGCTGAGCTCACATTCAAGCTCGGAAATATAGGTTCTGGTGAGATAATCAGGCTCCTCTTCCTATTCTCTAGGATAAGCAAGATGTCTCTCGAGGAAGTTTCTAGGCAGGGGGTATCATCGTGGATAAGGAACATGATATTCTTCGAATATAGGAGGAGAGGCTGGCTTATCCCTGAAAGAGAGGAGATAATGAGAGTGAGAGGAGAGAGGACATACTCTCAAGCGATAATAAAGGGGAAGAAGTACATGGGAGCTATAGTTTTAGAGCCCGTCCCCGGCATACACTTCGATGTAGCTGTGATGGACTTCGCCAGCTTATACCCATCAATAATAGGTCGTTGGAAAGTAAGTTTTGAGACAATAAACTGCCCCCATGAAGATTGCAGGGAAAACAGACCAGTTAATGAACTCCCCCATTGGATATGCAAGAAGGAGAGGGGGATAGTCCCATACTTGATTCAAGCTTTAAGGGACCTAAGGGTCAAGAGGTATAAGAAGAGAGCAAAGGAGGAGAAGGATGAGAATATGAGGGAGTGGTTCGATACCGTCCAAAGGAGCCTCAAAGTTTTCCTAAATGCTTCATATGGCGTATTTGGATATGAGAACTTCCCCCTCTACTCACCTCCTGCAGCGGAGATGATCACGGCTCTCGCTAGGAAGGCAATGCTTCTCTCGATAGATGAGGCACGTAAGATGAATCTGATTGTCATTTACGGGGATACTGATAGCCTATTCATCAGGGGGGCGACGCAGGAACAGATAGAGGAGTTCGAGAGGAGGGTCGAGGAGAAACTGGGGATAGATCTCGAGCTCGATAAGTGGTATAGGTACGTGGTTTTCTCGAGGTTGAAGAAGAATTACTTAGGAGTGACTAGAGACGGATCCGTCGTAATCAAGGGATTGTTAGGTAAGAAGAGGAACATACCCATTTTCGTTAAGGAAGCGTTCGACGAAGTCATAAAAACGTTATCAGAGGTCAAGAGCCCAGAAGATTTCTCAAATGCGAAGATAAAGATAGAGGAGATCATAAGAAGTTACGTTAAGATGCTAGAGTCCGGTGATTATGATTTAGAGAAGCTCGCTTTTAGATGCATGTTGGGTAAGAGTCCCGATGATTATACTAAGACCACGCCCCAGCACGTCAAGGTCGCTAGGATACTGGAGAGCATGGGTAAGCGTGTTGAGGCGGGGCAAGTGATTAGATACGTGAAAGTCGTTGGGAGAGAGGGAGTAATGCCTGTGGAACTAGCTAGCAAGTCCCAGATAGATAAGGAGAAGTATTTAGAGATAATGAGATCCACATTCGAGCAAATACTGGAGGCTCTCGATATGAATTTCGATGAGATCATAAAGGATAGAAAGGAGTCAAGCCTTGAGGAATTCTTTTAA
- the rpmC gene encoding 50S ribosomal protein L29: MSPSKLDELRGLDSEELLERLKEVERDLFINEAKRLLGATEKTHLRKALRKERARILTILRERGIKL, encoded by the coding sequence ATGAGTCCAAGTAAACTCGATGAGTTGAGGGGATTGGATTCCGAGGAACTTTTGGAAAGGCTTAAGGAAGTGGAGAGGGATCTCTTCATTAATGAAGCTAAGAGGCTGCTCGGAGCAACTGAGAAAACTCATCTAAGGAAGGCTTTGAGGAAGGAAAGGGCGAGGATCCTGACGATATTGAGGGAAAGGGGTATAAAGTTATAG
- a CDS encoding 30S ribosomal protein S3, producing the protein MSSAKSMPIYKKFVQEGIIKYKLHEFMEKIADKAGFHGVEISSTPIRDIITVYVESPGVMIGRGGRTSKRISDILKEELGIQNPYIQAKKVDKPFLSSRIVASYIARRIAKGERYKKVAYSALSRVMAEGAKGVEIRLSGKFGSQRAREERFREGVIYRCGQDYIENVEYAVKHVLMPQGMIGVRVRIVKPGVRGPDTVVIKEDEIEKIREKIRSEIESLSESEAVEIPEELKGELEVTSEVKEDESK; encoded by the coding sequence ATGAGCTCCGCGAAGTCCATGCCTATATATAAGAAGTTCGTTCAAGAGGGTATTATTAAATATAAGCTTCACGAGTTCATGGAAAAGATAGCCGATAAGGCCGGCTTCCATGGAGTAGAAATTTCATCCACACCTATAAGAGATATAATAACTGTTTACGTCGAGAGTCCCGGGGTTATGATCGGTAGGGGCGGCAGGACATCTAAGAGGATAAGCGATATCTTGAAAGAGGAACTAGGAATACAAAACCCATATATACAAGCTAAGAAAGTTGACAAACCATTCCTAAGCTCTAGGATAGTCGCGAGTTACATAGCTAGGAGGATCGCTAAGGGGGAGAGGTACAAGAAGGTAGCTTACTCAGCGCTCAGTAGAGTGATGGCTGAGGGAGCTAAGGGAGTTGAGATAAGGCTCTCTGGAAAATTTGGAAGTCAGAGAGCTAGGGAGGAGAGATTCAGGGAAGGAGTTATATATAGGTGTGGTCAGGACTACATTGAGAACGTTGAATATGCGGTGAAGCACGTTTTAATGCCGCAAGGCATGATAGGAGTGAGAGTTAGGATTGTCAAGCCGGGTGTGAGGGGGCCCGATACCGTTGTGATAAAGGAAGATGAGATAGAGAAGATCAGGGAGAAAATAAGATCTGAAATAGAATCGTTGTCAGAATCGGAGGCTGTAGAGATACCTGAAGAGTTAAAAGGAGAGCTAGAAGTTACTAGTGAGGTGAAGGAAGATGAGTCCAAGTAA
- the gatD gene encoding Glu-tRNA(Gln) amidotransferase subunit GatD yields MLHYRGKAREILSKLGLEDFDRIRVKRGNRVYEGVLIPRPEILDDEHVIIKLDNGYNIGINLEGAEIELISKGFRRKERKLPELSYREDLPRVSVVVTGGTITSRVDYSTGGVIAHEKPEELLDLIPELADIANLSYVQLFAEFSENLTPRHWKEIAKAVESELKGGAEGVIVAHGTDTMHFTASALAFMLRDLDKPVVFVGSQRSVDRPSTDAVLNMIAATRLAAQGPIAESVIVMHSSPSDDHAYALRGVRARKMHTSRRDAFLPVNDLPLARISREGIELISKNFRRREEGVSKVHLDDRIDERVALIQVWPGIPQGFLSSLEGIFRGIVIAGTGLGHVPKYIIPEIRDLIRKGVPVVISSQCLYGRVDLKVYETGRRLLEVGVIPAMDMLPEVALVKLMFVLGHTDDLDEVRTLMLTNLAGELGAHLGLNTFPPCWG; encoded by the coding sequence ATGCTCCATTATAGGGGTAAAGCTAGGGAGATCCTCTCGAAGCTCGGGCTTGAGGACTTCGATAGGATCAGAGTTAAGAGGGGGAATCGTGTTTACGAGGGAGTACTCATCCCGAGGCCCGAGATACTAGATGATGAACATGTAATTATCAAGTTAGATAATGGATACAATATAGGCATCAATTTGGAAGGGGCTGAGATAGAACTAATTTCTAAGGGATTTAGGAGGAAAGAGAGAAAACTCCCGGAGTTGAGTTACAGAGAAGATCTTCCCCGTGTTTCAGTGGTAGTTACAGGAGGAACTATAACTTCGAGAGTTGATTACTCGACGGGAGGTGTTATAGCTCACGAGAAGCCTGAGGAACTCCTAGATCTAATTCCGGAGCTCGCTGATATAGCTAATTTGAGTTACGTTCAATTATTCGCCGAGTTCAGTGAGAACTTAACCCCTAGGCATTGGAAGGAGATAGCTAAAGCCGTGGAATCTGAGCTGAAGGGGGGAGCTGAGGGAGTGATCGTAGCCCATGGCACGGATACGATGCACTTCACTGCATCAGCTTTAGCATTCATGCTGAGGGATCTAGATAAACCCGTGGTCTTCGTGGGATCGCAGAGGTCCGTGGATAGGCCATCGACAGATGCCGTGCTCAATATGATAGCAGCCACGAGATTGGCTGCTCAAGGACCCATAGCTGAGTCCGTCATAGTGATGCATTCCAGTCCCTCAGATGATCACGCTTATGCTTTAAGGGGAGTGAGAGCTAGGAAGATGCATACATCGAGGAGGGATGCTTTCCTCCCAGTTAACGATCTTCCATTAGCTAGGATAAGTAGGGAGGGTATTGAGTTGATCTCAAAGAACTTCAGGAGAAGGGAGGAAGGAGTGAGTAAGGTGCATCTCGATGATAGAATTGATGAGAGGGTTGCTTTGATTCAAGTATGGCCCGGAATTCCACAGGGTTTTCTGAGCTCCCTAGAAGGGATCTTCAGGGGTATAGTGATAGCTGGGACTGGGCTCGGTCACGTCCCTAAGTACATAATACCTGAGATCAGGGACCTCATCAGGAAAGGGGTACCTGTCGTAATCTCCTCTCAATGCCTATATGGAAGAGTAGATTTGAAGGTTTATGAAACTGGGAGAAGGCTTCTTGAGGTAGGCGTCATACCTGCGATGGATATGTTGCCAGAAGTAGCATTAGTGAAGCTTATGTTCGTCCTAGGACACACAGATGATCTAGATGAGGTGAGAACTCTCATGTTAACGAATCTCGCTGGAGAATTGGGGGCTCATTTAGGGCTCAATACGTTCCCTCCCTGCTGGGGGTGA
- the gatE gene encoding Glu-tRNA(Gln) amidotransferase subunit GatE → MEDNFYRDIGLKVGLEIHQRLDTHKLFCKCPSILREEEPHSWISRRLSVSYSELGMIDPAARFESLRKRDFLYGIYFDTTCEVEIDEAPPYPLNEEALEISIQVALMLRMEPIDEIHVMRKIVVDGSNTTGFQRTALVALGNEESYIETSRGKVKLETLCLEEESAYIIESTPEFAKYRLDRLGIPLIEISTAPDIWHPEQAMETALKIGRILRATGRVQRGIGTIRQDINVSIEGGARQEIKGIQELELIPEVIRREIMRQQNLLKIQEELRKRGIDEKDIDDPIYDITDALSRTGSQLIKRSLSRGERVFGMRVKGFRGLIGREIQPGRRFGTELADYARVFGGVKGILHGDELPGYGIGDEEVRRIEDVLSCGDDDSFILVIGEKSSSALALESVRSRIKFSIKGIPSETRKALPDGNTSFMRPMPGAARMYPETDILPVKTAPMISKIGELPKMPEETVNELIKEYGINNELAWDLYDEGKVSLFKKLVSYGAPASFTAATLTSTMRMLRREGEDIERITEGHLVELFKLLGEGKLAKEAVPEILRGIARGNYSSVHDYMRAYSMNLDELDSLIDSILERFRDRVLEKGDRAFGMLMGEVMKVARGRIDGSIVSERLKEKLKEFLKA, encoded by the coding sequence TTGGAGGACAATTTCTATAGGGACATCGGGTTGAAGGTAGGGCTCGAGATACATCAGAGACTAGATACACACAAGCTATTCTGTAAATGTCCTTCAATCCTCAGAGAGGAAGAACCGCATTCTTGGATAAGTAGGAGACTTAGCGTCTCTTATAGTGAACTCGGTATGATAGATCCGGCGGCTAGATTCGAATCCTTGAGGAAGAGGGATTTCCTCTATGGAATATACTTCGATACTACATGCGAAGTGGAGATAGATGAGGCACCACCCTATCCCTTGAATGAAGAGGCTCTCGAGATATCAATTCAAGTGGCCCTAATGTTGAGGATGGAGCCCATCGATGAGATACATGTGATGAGGAAGATAGTAGTCGATGGTAGCAATACTACTGGATTTCAGAGGACTGCTTTAGTCGCTTTAGGGAATGAGGAAAGCTATATAGAGACCTCTAGGGGAAAAGTAAAATTGGAAACACTCTGTCTTGAGGAAGAATCCGCTTATATCATTGAGAGTACTCCAGAATTCGCTAAGTACAGGTTAGATAGGCTAGGAATACCCCTAATTGAGATCTCCACAGCTCCAGATATATGGCATCCAGAGCAAGCGATGGAGACTGCTCTGAAAATAGGGAGGATCCTCAGAGCAACTGGGAGAGTTCAGAGGGGCATTGGGACGATTAGACAGGATATAAACGTCTCTATAGAGGGAGGAGCTAGACAAGAGATAAAGGGGATACAGGAGCTCGAGCTAATACCTGAGGTGATCAGAAGAGAGATCATGAGGCAGCAGAATCTCTTGAAGATCCAGGAGGAGTTGAGAAAACGCGGGATAGATGAGAAAGATATAGATGACCCGATATACGATATAACGGATGCCCTCTCTCGGACAGGATCACAGTTAATCAAGAGATCTCTCTCTAGAGGAGAGAGGGTCTTTGGGATGAGAGTTAAAGGCTTCAGGGGATTGATTGGTAGAGAGATACAACCAGGGAGACGCTTTGGGACTGAGTTAGCTGATTACGCTAGAGTATTCGGTGGCGTCAAAGGGATACTGCATGGGGATGAATTACCGGGTTACGGTATAGGGGATGAAGAGGTGAGGAGGATCGAAGACGTACTCTCATGCGGTGATGATGACTCATTCATATTAGTTATAGGGGAGAAGTCCTCCTCTGCGTTAGCTTTAGAGTCCGTAAGATCTAGGATCAAGTTCTCCATTAAGGGAATACCCAGCGAGACTAGGAAAGCTTTACCGGATGGAAACACTTCATTCATGAGACCAATGCCCGGAGCAGCTAGGATGTATCCTGAGACAGACATACTCCCAGTTAAGACAGCTCCGATGATCAGTAAGATAGGAGAACTCCCAAAAATGCCTGAGGAGACTGTAAACGAACTAATTAAGGAATACGGGATTAATAATGAGCTCGCTTGGGATTTATATGATGAGGGTAAGGTATCTCTCTTCAAAAAGCTCGTGAGTTACGGGGCTCCAGCGAGCTTCACAGCGGCTACACTGACATCGACTATGAGGATGCTCAGAAGGGAGGGGGAGGATATCGAGAGGATCACTGAGGGTCATTTAGTTGAGTTATTCAAACTTCTAGGTGAAGGGAAGTTAGCGAAGGAAGCAGTCCCTGAGATCCTGAGGGGGATTGCGAGAGGCAATTACTCGAGCGTTCATGATTACATGAGAGCGTACTCAATGAATTTAGATGAATTGGATTCCTTAATAGATTCGATACTGGAGAGGTTCAGGGATAGAGTGCTGGAGAAGGGTGATAGAGCTTTCGGGATGCTCATGGGGGAAGTCATGAAGGTCGCGAGAGGGAGGATAGATGGTTCTATCGTGAGTGAGAGGTTGAAGGAGAAGTTAAAAGAATTCCTCAAGGCTTGA